One Tolypothrix sp. NIES-4075 DNA segment encodes these proteins:
- a CDS encoding DUF6753 family protein — protein MTFFKNAKTQNLLDVVLEGKTEEFRRRVLDLVVKTGLEPDDPIFLVLLATGRLEVLLEESPLALERLFKGWTSEIKRSLDLVEQVTIEQQKSAIAKAAGDLIRQAERKEGRRFFTSLIPAMAVLLSCVGIGVLLGITVPPWMGGGLTKERRLTVEEAEALRWAQSKEGKFARNLIKWNSGSLDNLDCTKDVLRLGVTLKIAGRPSTAGFCTIWVQPPEKRQFKK, from the coding sequence GTGACCTTTTTCAAAAATGCCAAAACCCAAAATTTGTTGGATGTGGTTTTGGAAGGAAAAACTGAGGAATTCCGGCGTAGAGTGCTGGATCTGGTAGTTAAGACAGGGTTGGAACCGGATGATCCAATTTTTCTAGTCTTGCTGGCTACTGGGCGTTTGGAAGTGTTGTTGGAGGAATCTCCTCTGGCGCTAGAGCGTCTGTTTAAGGGATGGACTTCTGAGATTAAGCGTAGTCTGGATTTAGTGGAGCAAGTTACTATTGAGCAGCAGAAAAGTGCGATCGCTAAAGCAGCCGGGGATTTAATTCGGCAAGCGGAAAGGAAAGAAGGGCGACGATTTTTTACTTCTTTGATACCAGCAATGGCGGTGTTGCTCTCTTGTGTGGGAATCGGTGTATTGTTGGGGATAACGGTTCCTCCCTGGATGGGCGGGGGATTGACCAAAGAGCGCCGCCTCACAGTAGAGGAAGCTGAAGCCTTGCGCTGGGCGCAGAGTAAAGAAGGGAAGTTTGCCCGCAATCTGATAAAGTGGAACTCCGGCTCCCTAGACAATTTGGACTGCACTAAGGACGTTTTGCGCCTGGGTGTTACTTTGAAAATTGCTGGAAGACCCTCCACAGCAGGCTTTTGCACGATTTGGGTGCAACCCCCAGAAAAGCGCCAATTTAAGAAATGA
- a CDS encoding TnsA endonuclease N-terminal domain-containing protein codes for MVASKGKTKHQTINQRISAGCGQGRGIDYQPAIWVRDFSSKGLSTQSFGWKTQRVHHFFSELELSYFLTLEWSAIVTDIREQYPLTSEETLLIAQECGISHPLNPDTREPNVMTTDFVVTVRSSIGVTDYARTVKPIKKLSSKRVLEKFEIERRYWEKRNMNWGIVTEREIPFVLVENVKWLHNFFYVQDLSPLTEDEIRQIATPLTIGVAQARASLRDLAAECDSRLGLERGSSLCVARHLIANRQWLIDIQQPIQPHQKLILCATSPLLNHLGFTQVSNEDF; via the coding sequence ATGGTCGCAAGCAAGGGAAAGACCAAGCACCAAACCATTAATCAGCGAATTAGTGCTGGTTGTGGTCAGGGTAGGGGTATTGATTACCAGCCAGCAATTTGGGTAAGAGACTTCTCATCAAAGGGTCTTTCCACTCAAAGTTTTGGCTGGAAAACCCAAAGAGTTCACCATTTTTTCAGCGAGTTAGAGTTGAGCTATTTCTTAACACTAGAATGGTCGGCAATCGTCACTGATATTCGAGAGCAGTATCCTTTAACTAGTGAAGAAACGCTCTTAATTGCACAAGAATGTGGTATTTCCCATCCACTTAACCCGGATACTAGGGAACCCAACGTGATGACAACAGATTTTGTAGTCACTGTTCGCTCCAGCATTGGAGTTACCGATTACGCTCGGACAGTGAAGCCAATTAAAAAATTATCGTCTAAGCGAGTGCTGGAAAAGTTTGAGATTGAACGCCGATATTGGGAAAAAAGAAATATGAACTGGGGAATTGTCACTGAGAGGGAAATTCCTTTTGTACTGGTAGAAAATGTTAAATGGTTACACAACTTTTTCTATGTGCAAGATCTCTCACCCCTAACAGAGGATGAGATTCGCCAAATTGCGACTCCTTTAACAATAGGAGTAGCTCAAGCGAGAGCCTCATTAAGGGATCTTGCAGCAGAATGTGATTCAAGGCTTGGTTTAGAAAGAGGGTCAAGCCTATGTGTTGCCCGTCATTTAATTGCCAATCGCCAATGGCTGATTGACATTCAACAGCCGATTCAGCCTCACCAAAAGTTGATTTTATGTGCCACCTCCCCCCTATTGAACCATTTGGGATTTACACAGGTGTCAAATGAAGATTTTTGA
- a CDS encoding Mu transposase C-terminal domain-containing protein has product MKIFENVLIELPLEPENVLGIIRVLWIDAQGIDVVTIELNQPNALPVWQKCSELETALATGKARVLEVDPFAASCRKEDTIAENHRRRRDEAWEVIAPIVESREQVFNPSERGVLIKKAIERTGRDKVTIYKYLRRYWQGGQKPNALLPRFDLCGGAGKERQQLGSKLGRPSKQAKLKGKPKGINVDRQMRQIITRSARVFHEKQGRTLKDAYQQMLQEYFSPTYSDADGVKIPILLGEEECPSFRQFCYWYYKERDLAQALRSREGERRVNLLYREVLGDSTHMAPYPGALWQIDSTIADIYLVSSLDRSRVIGRPVLYLIVDVFSRLIVGFSVSLEGPSWLGAALALLNATTDKVKFCASYDISITAEQWPCQHLCKSLLTDRGSEYLSANATHMVKALGVELIHTPAYRPDWKAVVERLFRLINDEVIHWEPGAVYKPRERGDKDYRFDAIYTLDEFRQIIIRLILYYNNHHWLSEYPMNRAMISDGVEPLPCELWEWGIHNYGRPRFETPEIVRLNLLPTAEASITRRGIAIGGLRYTCELAMREQWFVLAGVKGSWREPIAYDPRNLDTIYLRRQGGRQLETCHLLPASKTYLGCNWYEVVDHFCEVDFARNDAKPSQQQAKAALNAYISQVKASADRQTASAQDGQTKHSRVKEIRRNRKAEREYEQDLNAWNQTQNNLVEEANGQVIPIPTVAQPSTDDDSYVPPHRPIDKLRKSLMRKLNNDPQ; this is encoded by the coding sequence ATGAAGATTTTTGAGAATGTACTGATTGAATTACCTTTAGAGCCAGAAAATGTATTAGGCATTATTCGTGTACTGTGGATTGATGCTCAAGGGATAGATGTAGTCACAATTGAACTAAATCAGCCAAATGCTCTGCCAGTCTGGCAGAAATGCTCGGAATTGGAGACTGCTCTAGCAACAGGAAAAGCCCGAGTCCTAGAGGTAGATCCGTTTGCCGCCAGCTGCCGAAAGGAAGATACAATTGCTGAGAATCACCGTCGGCGTAGAGACGAAGCCTGGGAAGTAATTGCTCCAATAGTTGAGAGTCGGGAGCAAGTGTTCAATCCAAGTGAGCGGGGTGTCCTGATTAAAAAGGCAATAGAGCGCACGGGAAGGGATAAGGTAACAATTTATAAGTATTTGCGACGGTACTGGCAGGGAGGACAGAAGCCAAATGCTCTACTACCTCGGTTTGACTTGTGCGGTGGTGCGGGAAAGGAAAGGCAACAGTTGGGTTCTAAACTAGGTCGTCCCAGCAAGCAAGCCAAACTTAAAGGTAAACCCAAAGGAATAAATGTTGATAGGCAGATGCGACAAATCATTACTAGGAGTGCCAGAGTTTTTCATGAGAAACAAGGCAGAACTCTAAAAGATGCGTATCAACAGATGTTGCAAGAGTATTTTTCTCCCACCTACTCCGATGCTGATGGAGTGAAAATACCTATCTTGTTAGGAGAAGAAGAATGTCCCAGCTTCAGACAATTTTGCTACTGGTACTACAAAGAGCGGGATCTGGCGCAGGCACTGAGATCCCGTGAAGGTGAGCGTCGAGTCAACCTCTTATACCGAGAAGTGCTTGGAGATTCAACCCACATGGCACCCTACCCAGGGGCACTTTGGCAGATTGACTCTACGATAGCCGATATTTACCTAGTGAGTTCCTTAGACAGAAGTCGCGTTATTGGTCGCCCTGTTCTTTACCTAATTGTGGACGTATTCTCCAGGTTAATTGTGGGATTTAGTGTCAGCCTTGAGGGCCCAAGTTGGTTAGGCGCTGCCCTCGCACTCTTAAATGCTACCACAGACAAAGTTAAGTTTTGTGCTTCTTACGACATCAGCATTACAGCAGAACAATGGCCGTGCCAGCACCTGTGCAAATCTCTCCTGACAGACCGTGGTAGCGAATATCTCAGCGCCAATGCCACTCACATGGTCAAGGCTCTCGGCGTAGAACTCATTCACACACCAGCTTACCGTCCTGATTGGAAAGCCGTTGTGGAAAGACTGTTCCGTCTCATTAATGATGAGGTGATTCATTGGGAGCCGGGAGCGGTATACAAGCCAAGAGAACGAGGGGATAAGGATTACCGATTTGACGCAATTTATACACTTGACGAGTTCCGCCAAATCATAATTCGCCTCATCCTTTACTACAACAACCACCACTGGTTAAGTGAGTATCCAATGAATCGAGCCATGATTTCAGATGGTGTAGAACCATTGCCATGTGAGTTGTGGGAGTGGGGAATCCATAATTACGGTCGCCCGCGTTTTGAGACACCTGAGATTGTCCGTCTTAACCTTTTACCGACAGCAGAAGCCTCCATTACCCGTCGGGGTATAGCAATAGGTGGCTTACGCTATACCTGCGAGTTAGCTATGCGAGAGCAGTGGTTTGTTTTGGCAGGGGTTAAAGGCAGTTGGCGCGAACCCATAGCTTACGACCCGCGAAACCTTGACACCATTTATCTGCGTCGCCAAGGTGGCAGACAGTTAGAAACTTGTCACTTACTTCCAGCCTCAAAAACATACCTTGGGTGTAACTGGTATGAAGTTGTTGACCACTTCTGCGAGGTAGATTTTGCCCGAAATGATGCCAAACCCAGTCAACAACAGGCTAAAGCTGCTCTCAATGCTTACATATCTCAAGTAAAAGCTTCTGCTGACAGGCAAACAGCAAGTGCTCAAGATGGTCAAACTAAGCACTCTAGGGTCAAAGAAATCCGGAGAAATCGAAAAGCGGAACGCGAGTATGAACAGGATTTGAATGCTTGGAATCAGACACAAAACAACTTAGTAGAAGAAGCGAATGGGCAAGTAATTCCAATACCAACTGTTGCTCAACCCTCAACTGATGATGACTCTTATGTGCCGCCCCATCGACCTATTGACAAATTGCGTAAATCCTTGATGAGGAAATTGAACAATGACCCGCAGTAG